In Pyrus communis chromosome 1, drPyrComm1.1, whole genome shotgun sequence, the following are encoded in one genomic region:
- the LOC137740629 gene encoding probable disease resistance protein At5g66910, translating into MFPELHNKLSSMLTSLESRRPLIAQINQTGTNSVPETFTRTMEDGKKLVERCNKVSHGMWNICEQRKYANKIMEWEKSFQILLPQLNSANLVAQNQIQNLITTRYAVPYLPSDTLRLDAQLAEIKMKFLTDNAPSMLVLTAPPGCGKTYMAKMLCHDQQVKGMSIRYRLVRGTGRNRVG; encoded by the coding sequence ATGTTTCCAGAACTCCACAACAAGCTCAGTTCGATGCTAACGTCTCTAGAGTCTCGGAGACCATTGATCGCACAGATAAACCAAACCGGAACCAATTCGGTTCCTGAAACGTTTACAAGGACAATGGAGGATGGCAAGAAGCTGGTCGAAAGGTGCAACAAGGTTTCCCACGGGATGTGGAACATATGTGAACAGCGTAAATATGCGAATAAAATTATGGAATGGGAGAAATCTTTTCAAATACTCTTGCCTCAGCTGAATTCTGCAAATCTTGTGGCacaaaatcaaatccaaaaccTTATTACAACTAGGTATGCAGTTCCTTACCTTCCATCCGATACGCTTCGGCTGGATGCACAATTGGCTGAGATCAAGATGAAATTCCTTACGGACAACGCGCCATCAATGCTTGTGCTCACTGCTCCGCCAGGGTGTGGGAAAACCTATATGGCAAAAATGCTTTGTCATGATCAACAAGTCAAAGGTATGTCtataaggtaccgtttggtacgtgggacgggacggaacagagtgggataa